A region of Jonquetella anthropi DSM 22815 DNA encodes the following proteins:
- a CDS encoding RidA family protein, giving the protein MKKVVSTKKAPGAIGPYSQAICAGPFVFTSGQLGMNAEGVFPATVEEQTKQSLENVKAILEAAGSSMDKVVKTTVFLADMNDFAKMNGVYATYFNGQEPARSAVQVARLPKDGKVEIEVVALAE; this is encoded by the coding sequence ATGAAAAAAGTAGTCAGCACGAAAAAAGCTCCCGGAGCCATCGGCCCGTATTCCCAGGCCATCTGCGCCGGCCCGTTCGTCTTCACGTCCGGTCAGCTGGGCATGAACGCTGAGGGCGTTTTCCCCGCCACTGTGGAGGAGCAGACGAAACAGTCCCTTGAAAACGTCAAGGCCATTCTGGAAGCCGCCGGCTCGTCGATGGACAAGGTGGTCAAGACCACAGTCTTCTTGGCCGACATGAACGATTTCGCCAAGATGAACGGCGTGTACGCTACCTACTTCAACGGTCAGGAGCCTGCCCGCAGCGCGGTTCAGGTGGCCCGCCTGCCCAAGGATGGCAAGGTTGAGATCGAGGTCGTCGCCCTCGCCGAGTAA
- a CDS encoding UPF0182 family protein, whose product MPFQFGGFGNFRDFSRRFTDDFSDDAPSENQPVFRRGFPLRKRTVVIGLVLLFVLVGLPALARFLASYWWYAAERLTPVFWTQVLPQWVLLGVFTIIACAVLAPSLLLARRRGRQFAENSGNELAPLFGFRTSLIVVWVAAILLSLRLSLPVMDQWPMVLQFLYGKPFGTTETIFGRDVGFYVFTLPFLRFLRGWLVNLLFVTIVASAAVYALALFAALKQGGVAAIPHPVKSHLLGLGALLTVLWAISFWLRRYDLLYSPRGVGFGASYTDMHAVVWAYWALALLALSVGVGLLAAIRANRSWKFVGIMLLSFVAASAVLQSIVPSLVEKYVVEPNEFQKEKPYIEYNIAATLAAYGLDKAQISPIEPTPAISQADVQSDAETLDNVRLWDYRALIRSYKQLQEIRSYYNFSGVDTDRYVINSRQRQVMLAVRELDPSGMQNPTWVNSHLEFTHGFGLVMNPAGQVAANGQPPLWIRDLPPVTSVPINVQRPEIYFGEETSDYAFVKTKVKEFDYPMGEANARSFYQGTGGVPINSLWRQLVFALAFNDSKILFSDVFDDDSRVMYQRNIIDRLNQAAPFLLYDSDPYPAIVDGRIIWIVDAYTVTDRYPYSEPTQLHMKDPRSSYRSLTLNYIRNSVKATVDAYDGTMNFYVVDEQDPLIATWSRIFPSLFKPASQMSDDLKPHLRYPKDLFSVQANVYATYHMQDPNTFYNKEDVWRTLTGTGGENSSVESDYERDWRTIPELTSGSGSLDSYYVTLKLEGEKNSEFMLMTPYTPVGRDNMIAWLAGRCDGDRYGDLLVYRFSKRTLIYGPNQVAALINQTPEISAQLSLWSQRGSDVIRGHLLVIPVGKSLLYVQPLYLKAETSEMPELKRIILSSGGRVAWDETFAGALEKLLAQTAGGALPPQPKTPEPQEKASGGQTAGGNAAELARQAQEAWLDGQAAMKAGDWASYGKSMNRLETILSGLLEATGAQLEEPEGAPAADSSK is encoded by the coding sequence ATGCCGTTTCAATTCGGAGGTTTCGGCAATTTTCGGGACTTCTCCCGCCGCTTCACCGACGACTTTTCCGACGACGCGCCGTCTGAAAACCAGCCGGTCTTCCGCCGCGGGTTCCCTCTGCGGAAGCGAACCGTCGTCATCGGGCTCGTTCTGCTGTTCGTTCTGGTCGGGCTTCCGGCGCTGGCCAGATTCTTGGCGTCCTACTGGTGGTACGCCGCCGAGCGCCTGACGCCGGTCTTTTGGACGCAGGTCCTTCCCCAGTGGGTCCTCTTGGGGGTCTTTACGATCATCGCCTGCGCCGTTTTGGCGCCGTCTCTCCTGCTTGCCCGCCGGCGCGGACGCCAGTTCGCGGAGAACTCCGGCAACGAGCTGGCCCCGCTGTTCGGCTTCCGCACGTCTCTGATCGTCGTTTGGGTGGCGGCGATCCTGCTGTCCCTCCGGCTGTCCCTGCCAGTGATGGACCAGTGGCCGATGGTGCTCCAGTTCCTCTACGGCAAGCCGTTCGGCACGACGGAAACGATCTTCGGCCGGGACGTCGGGTTCTACGTTTTCACCCTGCCGTTCCTGAGGTTCCTGCGCGGCTGGCTGGTGAACCTGCTGTTCGTCACCATCGTGGCGTCAGCGGCCGTGTACGCTCTCGCGCTGTTCGCGGCGCTGAAGCAGGGCGGGGTCGCGGCGATTCCTCACCCGGTCAAAAGTCACCTGCTGGGCCTCGGCGCGCTCCTGACGGTCTTGTGGGCCATCTCGTTCTGGCTCCGCCGGTATGACCTGCTCTACTCGCCCCGGGGCGTGGGGTTTGGCGCCAGCTACACGGACATGCATGCGGTGGTCTGGGCTTACTGGGCTTTAGCGCTTCTCGCCCTGTCCGTCGGAGTTGGCCTTCTGGCGGCAATTCGGGCCAACAGGAGCTGGAAATTCGTCGGCATCATGCTGCTGAGCTTCGTCGCCGCCAGCGCCGTGCTGCAGTCCATCGTCCCCTCGCTGGTCGAGAAGTACGTGGTCGAACCCAACGAGTTCCAAAAAGAAAAGCCTTACATCGAGTACAACATCGCCGCGACGCTGGCGGCTTACGGTCTGGACAAAGCCCAGATCAGCCCGATTGAACCGACGCCCGCGATAAGCCAGGCGGACGTCCAGTCCGACGCCGAGACGCTGGACAACGTGCGGCTCTGGGACTACCGCGCTCTGATCCGCAGCTACAAGCAGCTCCAAGAGATCCGGAGCTACTACAATTTTTCGGGCGTCGACACGGACCGGTATGTCATCAACAGCCGCCAGCGCCAAGTCATGCTGGCCGTTCGGGAGCTTGACCCTTCGGGCATGCAGAACCCCACCTGGGTCAACAGCCACTTGGAATTTACCCACGGGTTCGGCCTAGTGATGAACCCGGCAGGTCAGGTCGCCGCCAACGGACAGCCGCCGCTGTGGATTCGGGACCTTCCGCCGGTCACGTCCGTGCCGATTAACGTTCAGCGGCCGGAAATTTACTTCGGCGAGGAGACGTCGGACTACGCCTTCGTTAAAACGAAGGTGAAGGAGTTCGACTACCCGATGGGCGAGGCGAACGCCCGATCGTTCTATCAGGGAACCGGCGGCGTGCCGATCAACTCGCTGTGGCGTCAGCTGGTCTTCGCACTGGCGTTCAACGACTCGAAGATCCTCTTCTCCGACGTGTTTGACGACGACAGCCGGGTCATGTACCAGCGCAATATCATCGACCGGCTTAATCAAGCCGCGCCGTTCCTCCTCTACGACAGCGACCCGTACCCGGCGATCGTCGACGGGCGAATCATTTGGATTGTGGACGCCTACACCGTCACGGACCGGTATCCCTACTCGGAGCCGACCCAGCTTCACATGAAGGACCCTCGCTCATCCTACCGTTCCCTGACGCTGAACTACATCCGAAACAGCGTCAAGGCCACGGTCGACGCGTACGACGGCACGATGAACTTTTACGTCGTCGACGAACAGGACCCGCTGATCGCCACGTGGAGCCGGATTTTCCCGTCGCTCTTCAAGCCGGCGTCCCAGATGAGCGACGACCTGAAACCTCACCTGCGCTATCCGAAAGACCTGTTCTCCGTTCAGGCCAACGTGTACGCCACGTACCACATGCAGGACCCCAACACGTTCTACAACAAGGAAGACGTGTGGCGGACTCTGACCGGGACCGGCGGCGAAAACAGCTCGGTGGAATCGGACTACGAAAGGGACTGGCGGACTATTCCCGAGCTGACAAGCGGCAGCGGCTCGTTGGACTCGTACTACGTGACGCTGAAGCTGGAAGGCGAAAAGAACTCCGAGTTCATGCTGATGACGCCCTACACGCCGGTTGGCCGAGACAACATGATCGCGTGGCTGGCCGGCCGCTGTGACGGCGACAGATACGGCGACCTGTTGGTCTATCGGTTCTCCAAGCGAACTCTGATCTACGGCCCCAATCAAGTGGCCGCCCTGATCAACCAAACGCCTGAAATCTCCGCCCAGCTGTCGCTGTGGTCCCAGCGCGGCAGCGACGTCATCAGAGGGCACCTGCTGGTGATCCCGGTGGGCAAGTCGCTGCTCTACGTTCAGCCCTTGTACCTGAAGGCCGAGACCAGCGAAATGCCGGAGCTAAAGCGAATTATCCTGTCCAGCGGCGGGCGAGTCGCGTGGGACGAGACATTCGCCGGGGCGCTGGAAAAACTTCTGGCCCAGACGGCCGGCGGCGCCCTGCCGCCTCAGCCGAAGACCCCAGAGCCGCAGGAGAAGGCATCCGGCGGACAGACCGCTGGGGGGAACGCGGCAGAACTGGCCCGACAGGCCCAAGAGGCTTGGCTCGACGGACAGGCGGCGATGAAAGCCGGAGACTGGGCGTCGTACGGCAAGTCGATGAACCGGCTTGAAACGATCCTCTCCGGGCTTCTCGAGGCGACCGGCGCTCAACTTGAGGAACCGGAAGGCGCTCCAGCTGCTGACTCTTCCAAGTAG
- the hflC gene encoding protease modulator HflC, which yields MAKERTLAQVCLKWVLAAVALGLIAFFGFTFQVQERQLALVLRFGAPRSVVTQSGLHFRLPWPFEEVRHYDGRLRYQESGFLETLTRDKKNVVLQTWTTWQISDPLKFATAVGNDEQASKYLDDLTTNATNGVMGNYDLTALVSLDEGDLKIEKIEGDLFDQVADSAQRQYGVRVTAVKLRRVGFPSSNMASVLNQMSADRQKQVVRLAAEGERDASAIRGDADVQAATIRANAQEEAAAITAQSEKDVSAIYAAAHSKDPELFKFLTKLRVLEAAVNESTVLVLRTSQSPFDVLSANPLIGRKPLPQTPAKEKAVSTPNEPAAESNQ from the coding sequence ATGGCTAAAGAAAGAACTCTCGCTCAGGTCTGCCTCAAGTGGGTACTGGCCGCCGTGGCGCTGGGCCTGATCGCCTTTTTCGGCTTTACCTTTCAGGTTCAGGAGCGTCAGCTGGCTCTGGTGCTGCGGTTTGGCGCGCCCCGGTCTGTGGTGACCCAGTCGGGCCTCCACTTCCGGCTCCCGTGGCCGTTTGAGGAAGTTCGGCACTACGACGGGCGCCTTCGGTACCAGGAGTCGGGCTTTTTGGAAACCCTCACCCGGGACAAGAAAAACGTCGTGCTCCAGACCTGGACGACCTGGCAGATATCCGATCCGCTCAAGTTCGCCACGGCAGTCGGCAACGACGAACAGGCGTCCAAATACCTTGACGACCTGACGACGAACGCCACCAACGGCGTGATGGGCAACTACGACCTGACCGCGCTCGTCTCGCTGGACGAGGGCGACCTGAAAATCGAGAAGATCGAAGGGGACCTGTTCGATCAGGTGGCCGACTCGGCCCAGCGCCAGTACGGCGTCCGAGTGACGGCGGTCAAGCTGCGCCGCGTCGGTTTCCCCTCGTCCAACATGGCCAGCGTGCTGAACCAGATGTCCGCCGACCGGCAAAAGCAGGTCGTCCGTCTGGCGGCCGAAGGCGAGCGCGACGCGTCGGCGATCCGCGGCGACGCGGACGTGCAGGCCGCCACGATCCGAGCCAACGCGCAGGAAGAAGCCGCGGCCATCACCGCCCAGTCTGAGAAGGACGTCTCGGCCATCTACGCGGCCGCCCACTCGAAGGATCCGGAGCTCTTCAAGTTCCTCACCAAGCTCCGCGTTCTTGAAGCTGCGGTGAACGAGTCGACGGTCCTCGTGCTCCGAACTTCCCAGAGCCCGTTTGACGTGCTGAGCGCCAACCCGCTGATCGGCCGCAAGCCCCTTCCCCAGACGCCAGCAAAAGAAAAGGCCGTCTCAACGCCGAACGAGCCGGCCGCGGAGAGCAATCAGTGA
- the hflK gene encoding protease modulator HflK has translation MKNISTGQRRLAAILGLSLAGFVSLAVQNRTGLAMFFAGSLLAFAQCGALLASDELRRLFGPSDREDATRKKTVVPPWLRTLGAIVPLVLLAAVWSWFFLIVGDLPPQETLSWLDGILAVVPLLVSILLASWWRLFEDDVADGALIGAFLRADRVIFGILAGGAALFIWTGVSISLPVRIAFILLWAYALVSFAVGAVGFVLSLRSGNDAQFAMAGRLFGGSTLVDQLSAHTGLSLHSLWSLGYLRKKLPLTALAVAGIIWYATGFVEVGPGQQAAVYHFGRLSAHNITGPGFHMVPPWPLGRVEVFNTDRIQAQEVGFQPNQSKDFLWAQSHSTDEMSLVTGGGKELAAINLIVKWRIGDLFSYLTNYADPERQLIAQSYRLLVQETASSDLDTLISKRRHDLSERVMNGLRDFCNKNALGLQVEDVVVKSIHPPIEIGSVYQSVVSAQIDKATARLAAQGDADAAIAGAQSDGKRMLDDAKAESELKNADAKSEATSYLASREAYHSSPACYEFTKTMAALTQALAGRKLYLLGDGVAPERLILSNGQSQLTGADGAALDSTLYQDGQNGSAGAASTAPSAASGQAAGSPASTERK, from the coding sequence ATGAAAAACATATCAACCGGCCAGAGACGGCTGGCTGCCATTTTAGGGCTGTCACTCGCCGGATTTGTCAGCTTGGCCGTCCAGAACCGAACCGGGCTCGCCATGTTCTTCGCCGGTTCCCTTCTGGCGTTCGCCCAGTGCGGCGCGCTTCTGGCGTCCGACGAGCTTCGCCGGCTGTTCGGCCCGTCGGACCGAGAGGACGCGACGAGAAAGAAGACGGTCGTTCCGCCGTGGCTCAGGACGCTTGGCGCGATCGTTCCGCTCGTCCTTTTGGCCGCCGTGTGGAGCTGGTTTTTCCTCATCGTGGGCGACTTGCCTCCCCAGGAGACCTTGTCGTGGCTCGACGGCATTTTGGCGGTCGTCCCGCTTCTCGTTTCGATTCTCTTGGCCAGTTGGTGGAGACTCTTTGAAGATGATGTCGCCGACGGCGCTCTGATCGGCGCGTTCCTTCGGGCCGACCGAGTCATTTTCGGCATTCTGGCAGGCGGCGCGGCCCTGTTCATCTGGACAGGCGTCTCGATTTCCCTGCCGGTTCGGATCGCGTTCATCCTGCTGTGGGCCTACGCTCTCGTCTCGTTTGCCGTCGGCGCCGTTGGGTTCGTCCTGTCCCTCAGGAGCGGAAACGACGCGCAGTTCGCCATGGCCGGCCGGCTCTTCGGCGGCTCGACGCTGGTCGATCAGCTTTCCGCCCACACCGGCCTGTCGCTCCACTCCCTCTGGAGCCTCGGGTACCTGCGGAAAAAACTTCCCCTGACGGCTCTGGCCGTGGCGGGCATCATATGGTACGCCACAGGGTTCGTGGAAGTCGGCCCCGGCCAGCAGGCCGCGGTGTACCACTTCGGCCGGCTGTCGGCTCATAACATCACCGGCCCGGGGTTTCACATGGTGCCGCCGTGGCCGCTTGGACGAGTCGAGGTCTTCAACACCGACCGGATTCAGGCGCAGGAAGTGGGCTTTCAGCCCAACCAGTCAAAGGACTTCCTCTGGGCCCAGTCCCACAGCACCGACGAGATGTCGTTGGTCACAGGCGGCGGCAAGGAGCTGGCCGCGATTAACCTGATCGTGAAATGGCGGATCGGGGACCTGTTCAGCTACCTGACCAACTACGCTGACCCGGAGCGGCAGCTCATCGCCCAGTCCTACCGACTGTTGGTTCAGGAGACCGCGTCCAGCGATCTGGACACCCTCATTTCCAAACGGCGGCACGACCTGTCCGAACGGGTTATGAACGGGCTCAGGGACTTCTGCAACAAAAACGCCTTAGGTCTCCAAGTCGAAGACGTGGTGGTCAAGAGTATTCACCCGCCGATCGAGATCGGCTCGGTCTACCAGTCGGTGGTCAGCGCCCAGATCGACAAGGCGACCGCCCGACTGGCCGCGCAGGGCGACGCCGACGCCGCGATAGCCGGCGCGCAAAGCGACGGCAAGCGAATGCTGGACGATGCCAAGGCCGAGTCGGAGCTGAAAAACGCCGACGCCAAGTCGGAGGCGACGAGTTATCTGGCCAGCCGGGAAGCGTACCACTCCTCGCCGGCCTGCTACGAGTTCACCAAGACGATGGCCGCCCTGACTCAGGCCTTGGCCGGGCGGAAACTGTATCTGCTAGGAGACGGCGTCGCCCCCGAGCGGCTGATCCTCTCCAACGGCCAGTCTCAGCTCACAGGCGCCGACGGCGCCGCTTTAGACTCAACTCTCTATCAGGACGGCCAGAACGGCTCAGCCGGCGCCGCTTCGACCGCGCCATCCGCCGCCTCGGGGCAGGCGGCTGGCAGCCCGGCGAGCACTGAACGCAAATAG
- the hflK gene encoding protease modulator HflK has translation MNRQDSSALANALVTLAGCFRWGVIIILVGLAFSGLRMIKNDEAAVILRFGRLVGSSRQEQVHGPGLLVAFPSVIDRVVVVPVGRVHEVTIDAFAPGLSTLGLIRASGYALTGDGSAVTLRATAKYRIEDPVAWALAVQNPADIVRGTVTSAIGQAAAGSPVDQLLTTGKKELAEKILSAAQKQLDKLDTGVGLIALEFRAIEPPRETKAAFDAVIDATVNRETAVKEAVQYREQIVPAAVADAAQTVQDAKALASHASAAAKTDLAEFWGVLPQFQTSPLVTSERLWADRVSELLQRMKTTWGLPPDGSPRLLLP, from the coding sequence GTGAACCGCCAAGACTCCTCCGCCTTGGCCAACGCCTTGGTCACTCTGGCGGGGTGCTTCCGCTGGGGCGTCATCATCATCCTCGTCGGTCTGGCCTTTTCCGGACTTCGGATGATTAAAAACGACGAAGCGGCGGTGATCCTGCGGTTCGGCCGGCTGGTGGGCTCAAGCCGGCAGGAGCAGGTTCACGGCCCTGGACTGCTCGTCGCGTTCCCGTCGGTGATTGACCGCGTGGTCGTCGTGCCGGTCGGCCGCGTCCACGAGGTGACAATCGACGCGTTCGCGCCGGGGCTGTCCACTCTGGGACTGATTCGCGCCTCCGGATACGCCCTCACGGGAGACGGCAGCGCCGTCACGCTCCGCGCCACCGCCAAGTACCGCATCGAAGACCCGGTCGCCTGGGCCTTAGCGGTCCAAAACCCCGCCGATATCGTTAGAGGCACCGTCACGTCAGCCATCGGGCAGGCCGCCGCCGGCTCGCCGGTGGATCAGCTGCTGACCACCGGCAAAAAGGAGCTGGCCGAAAAAATTCTGTCCGCCGCTCAGAAACAGCTGGACAAGCTCGACACCGGCGTCGGGCTGATCGCGCTCGAGTTCCGCGCCATCGAGCCGCCGCGGGAGACGAAAGCGGCATTTGACGCGGTCATCGATGCGACGGTCAACCGGGAGACGGCGGTGAAAGAGGCGGTTCAGTACCGGGAGCAGATCGTCCCGGCCGCCGTGGCCGACGCGGCTCAGACGGTGCAGGACGCCAAGGCGCTGGCGTCTCACGCCTCGGCCGCGGCCAAAACCGACCTGGCCGAGTTCTGGGGCGTGCTGCCCCAGTTTCAGACGAGCCCGCTGGTCACGTCCGAACGGCTGTGGGCCGACCGGGTGTCCGAGCTTCTGCAGCGCATGAAGACCACGTGGGGCCTGCCGCCTGACGGCTCGCCGCGGCTTCTGCTGCCTTAG
- a CDS encoding MFS transporter, whose protein sequence is MPRLESSRARWRVTALSHLVNDLHAQFVQVFTPLLAARLGLSLGQAGALTSLGGVMHMVVQPVAGYLSDRSGNNHLIVGGMLAAGFFSFLIPLASNFATALAFVFLWGLGTACFHPQAQGAASYSARPEELSRSISLFSFGGMLGSSLSPLYGVFMYQTFSPAILPLAGLAIPLLAAAAVVRVVPQVKDPASEPSGLRRLPSKLANMFGRIWPVWCVTFLRDTTCKALSFLLPLLVALRGGDLTQVGTVLFFLTFFSALAPLALVRLWPSARASRLLLFTLPIAAALLFVSRWLPLWTAVGAMSAASLFLTCSTPLVEVIAQSMAPNDRSTSSSLTMGLSFGAAGVMMTPLGFLAGRIGIEHALSLTALLPIAALGVVTFIWPRRIPGAALGK, encoded by the coding sequence ATGCCACGGCTAGAAAGCAGCCGGGCGCGGTGGCGCGTTACGGCGCTGAGTCATCTGGTCAACGACCTGCACGCCCAATTTGTTCAAGTTTTCACCCCGCTTTTGGCCGCCCGGCTGGGCCTTTCTCTCGGACAGGCCGGCGCTCTGACCAGTCTGGGCGGGGTCATGCACATGGTCGTTCAGCCGGTGGCCGGCTACCTGTCCGACCGAAGCGGCAACAACCACTTGATCGTGGGCGGCATGCTGGCCGCTGGCTTTTTCAGTTTCCTGATTCCTCTGGCGTCGAACTTCGCCACCGCGCTGGCGTTCGTCTTCCTCTGGGGACTCGGCACGGCCTGCTTTCACCCCCAAGCTCAGGGAGCCGCCAGCTATTCGGCCCGCCCCGAGGAGCTGAGCCGGTCGATCTCCCTTTTTTCGTTCGGCGGCATGCTCGGCTCGTCGCTGAGCCCGCTTTACGGCGTCTTCATGTACCAGACGTTTTCGCCGGCGATTTTGCCGCTGGCTGGCTTAGCCATTCCGCTTCTGGCCGCCGCCGCTGTGGTCCGCGTCGTGCCGCAGGTTAAGGACCCGGCGTCCGAACCTTCTGGGCTGAGACGGCTGCCAAGCAAGCTCGCCAACATGTTCGGCCGCATTTGGCCGGTCTGGTGCGTCACGTTCCTTCGCGACACGACCTGCAAGGCGCTGTCCTTCCTGCTGCCCCTTTTGGTGGCCCTGCGCGGCGGCGACTTGACCCAGGTGGGAACAGTGCTGTTCTTTCTCACGTTCTTTTCCGCGCTGGCCCCGCTGGCCCTCGTGCGGCTCTGGCCTTCAGCCCGTGCCTCTCGGCTGCTTCTTTTTACCCTGCCAATCGCCGCAGCGTTGCTCTTCGTCTCCCGGTGGCTGCCCCTGTGGACTGCCGTCGGCGCGATGAGCGCCGCGTCGCTTTTTCTGACCTGCTCCACTCCGCTGGTGGAGGTCATCGCCCAGTCGATGGCTCCCAACGATCGGAGCACGTCCAGCTCCCTCACGATGGGGCTGTCGTTCGGCGCCGCCGGCGTCATGATGACGCCGCTCGGCTTTTTGGCCGGCCGAATCGGCATCGAACACGCCCTGTCGCTGACCGCTCTGCTGCCGATCGCGGCGCTCGGCGTCGTGACTTTCATCTGGCCGCGCCGCATTCCCGGCGCGGCGCTCGGCAAGTAA
- a CDS encoding LmeA family phospholipid-binding protein: MLRQLFTALFALTAAALPALAVPAAGSQGNALSASFFQMFIDGFHPESGKMVMAYPPHDDGLIPRVYISLKGLHIQGMRVAEAELSAYNLRMTPPEQWKELKRPQVLGFLECNARAVVNEQDVKDFLSGRTFNHGRWKDGTVDFFPDYVDMSFRLKVDLKLFHTTFKMNAQTAFDVKQGSQLWLDVKSFSVNDRSVPLSTVNQMIRGVQPILDLKKFGLPLKLAHIKVTDEQATVETLRLPRQFDGPTWTWNGKAVSRTK; this comes from the coding sequence GTGCTTCGTCAACTGTTCACGGCTCTTTTCGCGCTAACCGCGGCGGCCCTTCCTGCTCTGGCGGTCCCTGCCGCCGGGAGCCAAGGGAACGCCTTGTCCGCTAGCTTTTTTCAGATGTTCATCGACGGCTTTCACCCCGAAAGCGGCAAGATGGTCATGGCATATCCGCCCCACGACGACGGGCTGATCCCAAGGGTTTACATCTCGCTCAAGGGGCTTCACATTCAGGGGATGAGGGTCGCGGAAGCGGAGCTGTCCGCGTACAATCTCCGCATGACGCCGCCGGAACAGTGGAAGGAACTCAAGCGGCCCCAAGTCCTCGGCTTTTTGGAGTGCAACGCCCGCGCCGTCGTGAACGAGCAGGACGTGAAGGACTTCTTATCCGGGCGCACGTTCAACCACGGACGCTGGAAAGACGGCACCGTCGACTTCTTCCCCGACTACGTCGATATGTCCTTCCGGCTGAAGGTGGACCTCAAGCTCTTTCACACGACCTTCAAGATGAACGCCCAGACGGCGTTCGACGTGAAGCAGGGTTCCCAGCTGTGGCTGGACGTCAAGTCGTTCTCGGTCAACGACCGGTCAGTGCCGCTCTCGACGGTCAACCAAATGATTCGGGGGGTTCAGCCCATCTTGGACCTGAAGAAGTTCGGCCTCCCGCTGAAGCTCGCCCATATCAAGGTGACCGACGAACAGGCGACCGTCGAAACGCTTCGCCTGCCGCGCCAGTTCGACGGGCCGACTTGGACGTGGAACGGCAAAGCGGTGAGCCGTACCAAATAG
- a CDS encoding NADP-dependent malic enzyme, with amino-acid sequence MASQDVYQRSIDLHRSCRGKVAMSPKMAVGNMADLALAYTPGVAGPCRVISSDRQEIYELTAKANTVAVISDGSAVLGLGNIGPEAAIPVMEGKCVLFKTFADLDAFPLCLRTQDPDEIVKIVSALTPTLGGINLEDISAPRCFEIETRLKDACDIPVFHDDQHGTATVLLAALLNALKVTGRKMAETKIVINGAGAAGTAIALLLAQAGASDIVLCDSRGILSRSRDLSPCKARLAEATNPRGVEGTLANAVKGADVFLGTSVAGALTGAMVRSMAPDSVIFAMANPVPEIFPQEAKENGAAVVGTGRSDFPNQVNNCLGFPGIFRGALDVQASCINDRMTLAAADALAGLIPDDQLSADLVIADSFDPRVVPAVAAAVSKAARETGVARL; translated from the coding sequence ATGGCATCTCAAGACGTCTATCAGCGTTCTATTGACCTTCACCGTTCCTGCCGCGGCAAGGTGGCGATGAGCCCTAAAATGGCCGTCGGAAACATGGCCGACCTCGCCTTGGCTTATACGCCCGGCGTCGCCGGCCCCTGTCGGGTGATCAGCTCGGACCGGCAGGAGATTTACGAGCTGACGGCCAAGGCCAACACGGTGGCCGTCATCTCCGACGGCAGCGCCGTTCTGGGGCTGGGGAACATCGGCCCCGAGGCAGCGATCCCCGTCATGGAGGGCAAGTGCGTCCTCTTTAAAACGTTCGCGGACCTCGACGCGTTTCCGCTGTGCCTGAGAACTCAGGACCCAGACGAAATCGTCAAAATCGTCTCCGCCCTGACGCCGACTCTGGGCGGCATCAACCTCGAAGATATCTCCGCGCCTAGGTGCTTCGAAATTGAAACCCGTCTGAAGGACGCCTGCGACATTCCGGTTTTCCACGACGACCAGCACGGCACGGCGACCGTCCTGCTGGCCGCGCTGCTGAACGCGCTGAAGGTCACGGGCCGGAAGATGGCCGAGACGAAAATCGTCATCAACGGTGCCGGCGCGGCCGGAACGGCCATTGCCCTGTTGCTGGCCCAGGCGGGCGCGTCGGACATCGTCCTGTGCGACTCCCGGGGCATCCTGTCCCGTTCTAGGGATCTTTCCCCGTGCAAGGCGCGTCTGGCGGAGGCCACCAACCCGCGCGGCGTCGAAGGGACGCTGGCCAACGCGGTCAAGGGGGCGGACGTTTTCCTCGGCACGTCGGTCGCCGGGGCGCTCACCGGGGCGATGGTCAGGTCCATGGCGCCCGACTCGGTGATCTTTGCCATGGCCAACCCGGTGCCGGAGATCTTCCCGCAGGAAGCGAAGGAGAACGGCGCGGCGGTCGTCGGCACCGGCCGAAGCGACTTCCCCAACCAGGTCAACAACTGCCTCGGCTTCCCCGGCATCTTCCGTGGGGCGCTGGACGTCCAGGCCTCCTGCATTAACGACCGCATGACGTTAGCCGCAGCCGACGCGTTGGCAGGCCTCATTCCCGACGATCAACTGAGCGCCGACTTGGTCATCGCGGACAGCTTCGATCCTCGCGTCGTGCCGGCCGTCGCGGCCGCCGTGTCGAAGGCCGCGCGAGAGACCGGCGTCGCCCGACTGTAA